A single Ciona intestinalis chromosome 12, KH, whole genome shotgun sequence DNA region contains:
- the LOC100185982 gene encoding uncharacterized protein C1orf194 homolog, with product MKMPLERNPFPFPQLQNDDDFVGSRSTQKSPFADNTENSQQRDPWNRLNRTPTLASARREIYHFDPQAPQDSLDFVIKSKYDHHNQFLSGNNKTLVQKETVTEAHGRILKNRKKEEPPAYDPMYPPLKIAAAQKNESPHCVEGAIQSHHSAATNRGYSRRHDGGFYSI from the exons ATGAAAATGCCACTGGAAAGAAACCCGTTTCCATTTCCACAGTTGCAAAACGATGACGACTTTGTTGGCTCGCGGTCAACTCAG aaaaGTCCATTTGCCGACAATACAGAAAATTCCCAACAACGAGATCCTTGGAATCGTTTAAATCGCACACCCACACTAGCGAGCGCAAGGCGTGAAATTTATCATTTTGACCCCCAAGCCCCACAGGATAGCTTGGATTTTGTGATCAAGTCAAAATACGATCACCACAACCAGTTTCTTAGTGGAAATAATAAGACACTTGTACAAAAGGAGACAGTTACTGAGGCCCATGG GAGAATATTGAAGAACAGAAAGAAGGAAGAGCCTCCTGCATATGATCCTATGTATCCACCACTGAAAATTGCTGCAGCACAGAAAAATGAAAGCCCTCATTGTGTAGAGGGTGCTATAC AGAGCCACCACAGTGCAGCAACAAACAGAGGATACTCAAGACGCCATGATGGTGGCTTCTACTCTATCTAA
- the LOC108950006 gene encoding uncharacterized protein LOC108950006: MENHSSEVVYVGDNYDEDMPATERELAEDATWKIIQKNTFTRWCNEHLKCINKRVANLETDLSDGLRLIGLIEILSQKKMGKHNKRPNFRQMRLENVSVALNFLEAERIKLVSIDSKAIVDGNLKLILGLIWTLILHYSISMPMWDEEEEVEEKSKATPKQRLLGWIQNKVPQMPITNFKGNWQDGTALGALVDNCAPGLCPDWEDWDPNNPMENTAEAMKLADEWLGVPQVITPEEITNPHVDELSVMTYLSQFPKATLKPGAPLRPKTNGKKARAYGKGIEPKGCKVGSPAPFTVETVSAGSGEVLVYLTNPEGHKTELQATPNNDKLKTYSVTYYPDMPGDYEVTVMFAGVGIHKSPFKVYVDDSPADPSKVVAKGPGLLPGNIVNHPTHFDVITTDAGAGDVNVVIEDPTGCKQSVRPKIEKQGETYKVTYTPSKNGPHHVHVLFADAPINKSPFEVPISLPLNPSAVWAEGPGVEPNGLTVRQVANFDVHTEQAGDGKLEVKCIGPRGVTEKVNVNNNGDGTYSCDYYPTKPGQYVVGVTYSGKAASNSPYRVNVDVPPDASKVKVQGPGIEPGNVVGEPTYFDVLTAAAMPRSYPKPAGKGRSSYSRPMNGHVGKPLSDAGKGDVRVSVIGPDGTQSPDVPMSLEERPNSTVRATYTPQVQGPHKVYVEFVGEQVPRSPYHVDIAPGEVIEPMMVSEQNAPVFLEASDQMPVEEMVQPIIEEPVQAVQVARPTEQSPGGFTEPVELSDQGSPLDQLGAALSLLDDTEIPSDNVEENERYPISDELIVPVLANQQEYSVSLETGHEWPNQDTVQDLKENGVPQQSESPELPGEIDFGVDPTDIKLGDLTGTSQDLIKPVDEDPINVYIVKKPTEQFDDPGEGYRNPDHNMSADFDTPSINMLASIQEEPAELSGDNGNVDLQPEGETDKPELKSGDRSPNSVLQSSDEKSEDKLATDTHSNHESDTEHTSELNPENMGLQYRVGVPLVLNTEEPISKSVEEPVETQNQSELNEEPEIPDKDDGSDVPPGSKSPSIKRNFSWRRSVKVPGFLRGKAKSLKNKLKANPENQNEPTDESNDPKLGDDSGTSNLEGVTEIPDKKTSKDSENDKDKAVVEDLNSKSDGSELPGTVNTGEESPTSLKSWSFKMPDFFHLKTNPDEAKQKSADQTELPVDLVQDSEINPSLKLGDAQEEESVDPTVVVPDETAPVDKPNDDTKPSDESKEPTPESGKGTFGFNPLGLKLPDFLSGKSDQPKDDINPSIKLGDAQKEDSVEPTVVVPDEKASVDKPNDYTKPSDESKEATPESGKGSFGFNPLGLKLPVFLIGKSDDSNQDSSPTEQDELPDKSDLKSEEHSPSFKLDGDLDMAVKDAVIIDTPNSQSPKSTKGLFTFDIDVNVPNEDTNIPDAKCNIEESQKVCDPLSDNTKEPTSPTFKLGAGLEVPQSDVETKPEETAVGDVGITG; the protein is encoded by the exons ATGGAGAACCACAGTAGCGAAGTAGTTTACGTTGGTGACAACTACGACGAGGACATGCCGGCCACCGAACGTGAGCTAGCTGAAGACGCAACATGGAAGATAATCCAAAAGAATACGTTTACAAGATGGTGCAATGAGCATCTCAAATGCATCAACAAAAGAGTAGCCAACCTGGAGACTGATCTTTCCGATGGGCTTAGGCTCATTGGTTTGATTGAGATCCTCTCCCAGAAAAAGATGGGAAAGCACAACAAGAGACCAAACTTCAGGCAGATGAGACTGGAAAACGTCTCAGTGGCGCTCAACTTTCTAGAAGCTGAGAGGATCAAGCTGGTCAGCATAG ACAGCAAGGCTATTGTGGATGGGAACTTGAAGCTCATTTTGGGTTTGATATGGACTCTCATTCTGCATTATTCCATCTCTATGCCCATGTGGGACGAAGAAGAAGAAGTAGAAGAAAAGAGTAAAGCCACTCCCAAGCAGAGACTTCTGGGATGGATACAGAACAAAGTCCCGCAAATGCCGATCACTAATTTCAAAGGCAACTGGCAGGATGGTACAGCACTTGGTGCTTTGGTTGATAACTGCGCGCCGG GCTTGTGCCCTGACTGGGAGGATTGGGATCCGAACAACCCAATGGAAAACACTGCCGAGGCGATGAAATTGGCAGACGAATGGTTAGGCGTACCACAG GTTATCACGCCAGAGGAAATCACTAACCCCCACGTGGACGAGCTTAGTGTAATGACTTATTTGTCGCAATTCCCGAAAGCGACTTTGAAGCCTGGTGCACCTCTGCGACCAAAAACAAACGGAAAGAAAGCAAGAGCTTATGGCAAAG GTATTGAGCCCAAGGGTTGCAAAGTGGGTTCCCCTGCACCATTTACTGTGGAAACTGTTTCTGCTGGTTCCGGTGAAGTTCTGGTTTACCTGACCAACCCTGAAGGCCACAAGACTGAATTGCAAGCCACCCCCAACAACGACAAGCTTAAAACGTACTCTGTGACTTACTATCCTGATATGCCAGGAGACTACGAG GTAACAGTCATGTTTGCCGGTGTGGGAATCCATAAGAGCCCGTTCAAGGTTTACGTTGATGATTCTCCCGCTGACCCGAGCAAAGTTGTGGCGAAAGGACCCGGCCTTCTACCTGGAAATATTGTAAACCATCCTACACATTTCGATGTGATTACAACag aCGCTGGAGCAGGAGACGTTAACGTGGTCATCGAAGACCCGACTGGTTGTAAGCAATCGGTTCGACCTAAGATCGAGAAGCAAGGAGaaacttacaaagttacctaTACTCCATCTAAGAACGGACCGCACCACGTTCATGTATTGTTTGCTGATGCACCGATTAATAAGAGCCCATTCGAAGTGCCCATCTCACTGC cTCTTAACCCATCGGCAGTTTGGGCAGAAGGACCCGGAGTTGAACCAAACGGATTAACCGTCCGCCAAGTCGCAAATTTTGATGTTCACACTGAACAAGCTGGAGACGGCAAGTTAGAAGTCAAATGCATCGGACCAC GAGGCGTGACCGAGAAAGTGAACGTGAATAACAACGGAGATGGAACTTACTCGTGCGACTATTACCCAACCAAACCAGGGCAATACGTCGTGGGTGTGACCTATTCTGGCAAGGCTGCGTCAAACAGCCCATACAGG GTTAACGTTGATGTGCCGCCTGACGCAAGCAAAGTCAAAGTACAAGGCCCAGGAATCGAACCAGGCAATGTGGTTGGGGAACCAACATATTTTGATGTGCTGACTGCAG CTGCGATGCCCCGGTCTTACCCAAAGCCTGCTGGTAAGGGTAGATCCAGTTATTCAAGACCAATGAATGGCCATGTTGGAAAACCACTTTCAG ATGCTGGAAAAGGAGATGTACGTGTATCTGTTATTGGACCTGATGGCACTCAGTCACCTGATGTGCCAATGTCACTTGAAGAGCGTCCTAACAGCACTGTACGAGCCACATACACCCCCCAGGTGCAAGGACCCCACAAGGTGTACGTCGAATTTGTTGGAGAACAAGTACCAAGGAGTCCATACCACGTTGACATTGCACCAG gcGAGGTTATTGAACCTATGATGGTATCTGAACAAAATGCTCCTGTTTTTCTTGAGGCATCTGACCAAATGCCTGTAGAGGAAATGGTCCAACCCATTATTGAAGAGCCTGTACAGGCTGTACAAGTGGCTAGACCAACAGAACAATCTCCAG gTGGCTTTACTGAACCAGTAGAGCTATCTGATCAAGGGTCCCCTCTTGACCAACTTGGCGCAGCTCTTAGTTTGTTAGACGACACAGAAATACCTTCTGACAATGTAGAAGAGAATGAGCGTTACCCGATTtcag ATGAATTGATTGTGCCTGTTTTGGCAAACCAACAAGAGTATTCAGTTAGTCTTGAGACGGGCCATGAATGGCCTAATCAGGACACTGTACAAGACCTCAAGGAGAATGGGGTACCTCAACAGAGTGAATCACCTGAATTGCCAG GTGAAATTGATTTTGGTGTTGATCCTACTGATATCAAACTTGGTGATTTAACTGGAACATCCCAAGATTTGATTAAACCTGTAGATGAGGATCCAATTAACGTCTACATAGTGAAAAAGCCCACTGAACAATTTGACGACCCAG GGGAGGGTTACAGGAATCCTGATCATAATATGAGTGCAGATTTTGACACACCTTCTATAAACATGCTTGCTTCTATACAAGAAGAACCTGCAGAATTGTCAGGAGATAATGGAAATGTGGATCTCCAGCCAGAAG GTGAAACTGACAAACCTGAACTGAAATCTGGAGACCGATCCCCCAATTCTGTTCTTCAGTCTTCTGATGAGAAGTCTGAAGACAAATTAGCAACAGACACACATTCAAATCATGAATCAGATACAG AACATACTTCTGAATTGAATCCTGAAAATATGGGACTACAATACAGGGTTGGAGTTCCACTTGTACTTAATACAGAAGAACCGATCAGTAAAAGCGTAGAAGAGCCTGTAGAGACTCAAAACCAATCTGAACTTAATGAAGAACCTGAAATCCCAG ATAAGGATGATGGTTCTGATGTGCCACCTGGGAGCAAATCCCCCAGTATAAAACGTAACTTTAGTTGGAGACGTAGCGTGAAAGTGCCCGGATTTTTGCGGGGTAAAGCAAAATCTCTTAAAAACAAGCTCAAAGCAAATCCAGAGAACCAAAATGAGCCCACAG atgaATCTAATGATCCCAAATTGGGTGATGATTCTGGTACTTCTAATCTTGAAGGGGTTACAGAAATACCAGATAAGAAGACTTCTAAAGATTCAGAAA ATGACAAGGATAAAGCAGTTGTTGAAGATCTGAATTCCAAATCGGATGGTTCAGAATTACCAG GTACTGTTAACACTGGTGAAGAATCTCCTACATCTCTTAAAAGTTGGAGTTTCAAGATGCCAGACTTTTTCCATTTGAAAACAAATCCTGATGAGGCAAAACAGAAGTCTGCTGATCAAACCGAACTTCCAG TAGACCTGGTTCAAGATTCAGAAATAAACCCATCTTTAAAGCTTGGCGATGCCCAGGAGGAGGAAAGTGTTGACCCTACTGTTGTGGTGCCGGATGAAACGGCCCCTGTAGATAAACCAAATGATGATACAAAACCTTCAG ATGAATCTAAGGAACCCACTCCAGAAAGTGGTAAAGGAACCTTTGGCTTTAACCCTTTGGGTTTAAAGTTACCTGACTTTTTAAGTGGTAAATCAGACCAGCCGAAAGATGATATAAACCCATCTATAAAGCTTGGCGATGCCCAGAAGGAGGATAGTGTTGAACCTACTGTTGTGGTGCCGGATGAAAAGGCCTCTGTAGATAAACCAAATGATTATACAAAACCTTCAG ATGAATCTAAGGAAGCCACTCCAGAAAGTGGTAAAGGATCCTTTGGCTTTAACCCTTTAGGTTTAAAGTTACCTGTCTTTTTAATTGGTAAATCAGATGACTCTAATCAGGATTCAAGTCCAACCGAACAAGATGAGTTACCAG ATAAATCAGATTTAAAATCTGAGGAGCATTCCCCTTCATTTAAACTTGATGGAGACCTGGACATGGCAGTAAAAGATGCAGTAATAATAGATACACCAAATTCACAAAGCCCAAAATCTACAAAAggtttatttacatttgacATTGATGTTAATGTACCCAATGAAGATACCAACATACCAGATGCTAAATGCAATATTGAGGAAAGCCAGAAAGTCTGTGATCCTTTATCAG ACAATACAAAAGAGCCAACATCTCCCACTTTTAAATTGGGTGCAGGCTTAGAAGTACCTCAAAGTGATGTAGAAACAAAACCTGAAGAAACAGCAGTTGGAGATGTTGGAATAACAGGTTAA